In Bacillus toyonensis BCT-7112, a single window of DNA contains:
- a CDS encoding methionine ABC transporter ATP-binding protein yields MIELKNVSKVFTTKKGTVEALKSTSLKVEKGEVFGIIGYSGAGKSTLIRCVNLLEKPTTGNIIVNNQDLTTLSTKELAKARQKIGMIFQGFNLLKTVTVYENIALPLRLAGIPKAEIEKRVEKYLRIVDLFNRKDAYPSELSGGQKQRVAIARSLSHEPEVLLSDEATSALDPETTDSILDLLLKINEEIGITILLITHEMNVIQRICDQVAVMEHGSVVESGTAKDIFTNPQHVTTKKFVNSAFAAKIPEEVQKELQTTGEIVTLSFIGSSSGEPALAFATKRFQVYPNILSGNITQLKHEAYGKLVVHMQGEKNEVNRALAFLQERGIIVEGGKTDYGKQVLFG; encoded by the coding sequence ATGATTGAATTAAAAAACGTCTCCAAAGTATTTACAACAAAAAAAGGGACTGTTGAGGCTCTTAAGTCTACTTCCCTTAAAGTAGAAAAAGGCGAGGTATTTGGAATCATTGGGTATAGCGGCGCTGGTAAAAGCACATTAATTCGCTGTGTAAATTTATTAGAAAAACCAACGACAGGAAACATCATCGTAAACAACCAAGACTTAACCACTTTATCAACAAAAGAACTAGCAAAAGCGAGGCAAAAAATCGGAATGATTTTTCAAGGATTCAATTTACTTAAAACTGTTACCGTTTATGAAAATATCGCATTGCCGTTACGCCTTGCTGGCATTCCAAAAGCGGAAATTGAAAAAAGAGTAGAAAAATATTTACGCATCGTGGATCTTTTTAACCGTAAAGATGCTTATCCAAGCGAACTTTCTGGCGGCCAGAAACAACGTGTTGCCATCGCTCGTTCACTATCACATGAACCAGAGGTTTTATTAAGTGATGAAGCAACGAGCGCATTAGATCCAGAAACAACTGATTCTATTCTTGATTTATTACTAAAAATTAATGAAGAAATTGGCATCACGATTTTACTCATTACACATGAAATGAATGTCATCCAGCGTATTTGTGACCAGGTTGCCGTTATGGAGCATGGATCTGTAGTCGAAAGTGGGACTGCGAAAGACATTTTTACAAATCCACAACATGTAACAACGAAGAAGTTTGTAAATAGCGCATTTGCAGCTAAAATTCCAGAAGAAGTACAAAAAGAACTACAAACTACTGGTGAAATTGTAACACTTTCTTTTATAGGAAGTTCTTCAGGAGAACCAGCACTAGCTTTCGCCACAAAACGTTTCCAAGTATATCCAAATATTTTATCCGGTAATATTACGCAGCTAAAACATGAGGCATATGGGAAACTTGTCGTTCATATGCAAGGTGAAAAAAAT